In Phyllopteryx taeniolatus isolate TA_2022b chromosome 13, UOR_Ptae_1.2, whole genome shotgun sequence, the following are encoded in one genomic region:
- the LOC133488224 gene encoding alpha-internexin-like gives MCVVQHPRAGAVHKRWLLLSQGVQNEGDLLSKHPFHSHQDKPTIMSSSVFRRRPRDDSRGSSPSRSSPAAPESRGRLPGASVSRERRDLDSRLREKEQLAVLNDRFAGYIEKVRLLELQNRALLAELEGPRGRRSRPSRLRAVYEGAARTLRAEMETESREKMQMEAARERLKEVHERASERCKGEARRREEAREALLQAREEAARAALSYLDARAAVDSLSDEIVFLNKLRDICKVFAEETAELRAHLEAANVSVGAAAERPPRPGAAARDVRAQYERQAGENARAAEARFRSECAVAEDAASRDRRAALAVREETVEYRRMLRARSADIEALRNVVRVLDEQLGELEETQAEEVDKYQTRIDQLQRDTDDAKREMALYMREYRDLLNVKLALDIEIAAYRKLLEGEELRLSYPSLAAARRQSYLQAATAMFRGVGVARLLAPRQAVLVEAQRGRKSRTDPVAKSKQGRVKVPPPVDPVEMVVLRERYGDYRLIMRALRVEFKEEVLRRKYEEETGSMAEERARQEAEEHQNLMAFNCQENLRLLQLRLVRIQKETEEAERKKLEEAFQREHQQQEFIKQKEEEIAQLQEDAKNFITLDNLDQRIEEALDNPKNYNFAVDKKGRVVKQTVLH, from the exons ATGTGCGTTGTGCAGCATCCGCGAGCTGGTGCAGTGCACAAACGCTGGCTCCTGCTCAGCCAAGGTGTGCAAAACGAGGGGGACTTGTTGTCAAAACATCCATTTCACTCCCATCAAGACAAGCCCACCATCATGAGCTCCTCCGTCTTCCGCCGTCGACCTCGCGACGACTCCAGAGGTTCGTCCCCGTCCCGGTCCTCTCCCGCAGCTCCGGAGTCCCGCGGGAGGCTCCCGGGGGCGTCCGTCTCCCGCGAGAGGAGGGACCTGGACTCGCGGCTGCGGGAGAAGGAGCAGCTGGCGGTCCTCAACGACCGCTTCGCAGGCTACATCGAGAAGGTCCGACTCCTGGAGCTGCAGAACCGGGCGCTGCTGGCCGAGTTGGAAGGGCCGCGGGGGCGAAGGAGCCGCCCGTCCCGCCTGCGGGCGGTTTACGAGGGGGCGGCGCGCACTTTGAGGGCCGAGATGGAGACGGAGAGCCGGGAGAAGATGCAGATGGAGGCGGCGAGGGAGCGCCTGAAGGAGGTTCACGAGAGGGCGAGCGAACGCTGCAAGGGGGAGGCCCGGCGGCGGGAGGAGGCCCGGGAGGCCCTGCTGCAGGCCCGGGAGGAGGCGGCACGGGCGGCGCTCTCCTACCTCGACGCCCGTGCCGCCGTGGACTCCCTTAGCGACGAGATCGTCTTCCTCAACAAG CTGCGTGACATTTGCAAGGTCTTCGCCGAGGAGACCGCGGAGCTGCGGGCCCACCTGGAGGCGGCCAACGTCAGCGTCGGGGCGGCGGCGGAGCGGCCCCCACGCCCGGGGGCGGCGGCGCGGGACGTCCGGGCGCAGTACGAGCGGCAGGCCGGCGAGAACGCGCGAGCCGCGGAGGCCCGGTTCAGGAGCGAGTGCGCCGTGGCGGAGGACGCGGCCAGCAGGGACCGCCGGGCGGCGCTCGCCGTCCGGGAGGAGACCGTGGAGTACCGTAGGATGCTCCGGGCCCGATCCGCCGACATCGAGGCTCTCCGGAACGTCGTCCGGGTGCTCGACGAACAGCTGGGAGAGCTGGAGGAGACGCAGGCCGAAGAGGTGGACAAGTACCAG ACGAGGATCGACCAGCTGCAGCGAGACACCGACGACGCCAAGCGGGAGATGGCGCTCTACATGAGGGAGTACCGAGACCTTCTCAATGTCAAGCTGGCGCTGGACATCGAAATAGCCGCGTACAG gaaacttCTGGAAGGCGAAGAGCTGCGGCTGTCGTATCCCTCCCTTGCAGCCGCAC GCCGACAAAGCTACTTACAAGCGGCGACAGCGATGTTCCGAGGCGTGGGGGTCGCCCGGCTGCTGGCGCCCAGACAGGCCGTGCTGGTAGAGGCGCAACGCGGGCGAAAGTCGCGCACCGACCCGGTGGCCAAGTCCAAGCAGGGGCGAGTCAAAGTGCCTCCCCCGGTGGACCCGGTGGAGATGGTCGTGCTGCGAGAGAGATACGGCGACTACAGGCTCATCATGAGGGCGCTGCG TGTGGAGTTCAAGGAGGAGGTCCTGCGGAGGAAGTACGAGGAGGAGACGGGCTCCATGGCGGAGGAGCGAGCACGGCAGGAGGCCGAGGAACACCAGAACCTCATGGCCTTCAACTGCCAGGAGAACCTGCGCCTGCTGCAACTACG ACTAGTGAGGATCCAGAAGGAAACCGAAGAGGCGGAACGCAAAAAGCTGGAAGAGGCTTTCCAGCGAGAACACCAACAGCAAGAATTCATCAAGCAGAAAGAGGAGGAAATAGCGCAGTTGCAG GAGGACGCAAAGAACTTCATCACGTTGGACAACTTGGACCAACGCATCGAGGAAGCGCTGGACAACCCGAAGAATTACAATTTTGCTGTGGACAAGAAGGGCAGAGTTGTCAAACAGACAGTTTTGCACTGA
- the LOC133487448 gene encoding nanos homolog 1-like, translating into MDLVQRGYLSPCDHTFNFWNDYLGLSTLVAPPRRPRSPDAITESPKTRLGSDDSPYELCERISLLRRRRPLAGDGDRALGYAGIGCPPMCAEAPEARGRCKRAPRGKPDARLCVFCRNNGAPEEVYGSHILKTADGRVLCPVLRAYTCPLCGANGDSAHTVKYCPLAACREPPGGGHDGVAPARGGRAPGSNSSPEISACPRIWGVKTNFRDVPKHSQSLTRDKGISFL; encoded by the coding sequence ATGGATTTGGTGCAGCGCGGCTACTTGTCTCCGTGCGACCACACGTTCAATTTCTGGAACGACTACCTGGGCTTGTCCACCCTGGTGGCCCCGCCGAGGCGGCCCCGGAGCCCCGACGCCATCACGGAGTCCCCGAAAACCAGGTTGGGCTCGGACGACTCGCCCTACGAGCTCTGCGAGCGCATCTCGCTGCTGCGTCGGCGGCGGCCGCTCGCCGGGGACGGGGACCGCGCGCTCGGCTACGCGGGGATCGGCTGCCCGCCGATGTGTGCGGAGGCTCCGGAGGCCCGCGGACGCTGCAAGCGGGCTCCGCGCGGCAAGCCAGACGCCAGGCTGTGCGTGTTTTGCCGCAATAACGGCGCCCCGGAGGAGGTGTACGGCAGCCACATTCTGAAGACGGCGGACGGCCGGGTGCTGTGCCCCGTCCTGCGGGCGTACACTTGCCCGCTGTGCGGCGCCAACGGGGACAGCGCGCACACCGTCAAGTACTGCCCGCTGGCCGCCTGCAGGGAGCCGCCCGGCGGGGGGCACGACGGGGTCGCGCCGGCCAGAGGAGGCAGGGCGCCGGGCTCAAACTCTTCTCCTGAAATCTCCGCCTGTCCGAGGATTTGGGGGGTAAAAACGAACTTTCGTGACGTTCCCAAACATTCCCAATCGCTAACAAGAGACAAAGGCATCTCGTTTCTCTGA